The Streptomyces sp. CC0208 genome window below encodes:
- a CDS encoding magnesium and cobalt transport protein CorA: MSERRARPAPKNSGAKNSGAKNSGAKGSRKSVWRRALTPPSGSSDAPAPADEPPASETAEPPSIVQAALYRDGVRVSSPATLADTFRELREQPSGMAWIGLARPPENELLSLAEEFDLHPLAVEDAMEAHQRPKLERYGDTLFVVLRAARYLDAPEEVDFGELHVFVGPDFVITVRHGAAPDLSAVRHRMEKTPELLKLGPEAVLYAILDAVVDGYAPVVAGVQNDIDEIETEVFRGDPEVSRRIYELSREMVEFQRATRPLVSMLHALMAGFAKYGTDEELQRYLRDVADHVTHTSERVDGFRQALTDILTVNATLVTQQQNAEMRALAEAGFEQNEEIKKISSWAAILFAPTLVGTIYGMNFDHMPELSWRFGYPFAIGLMGVVCTTLYVIFKRRDWL; the protein is encoded by the coding sequence ATGTCCGAGCGACGCGCCCGACCCGCCCCGAAGAACTCCGGCGCCAAGAACTCCGGCGCCAAGAACTCCGGCGCCAAGGGCTCCAGGAAGTCCGTCTGGCGCCGCGCCCTGACCCCGCCCTCCGGATCTTCCGACGCTCCGGCGCCCGCCGACGAGCCACCCGCCTCCGAGACTGCCGAGCCGCCGAGCATCGTCCAGGCGGCCCTGTACCGCGACGGCGTACGCGTGTCCTCCCCCGCGACTCTCGCCGACACCTTCCGTGAACTGCGCGAACAGCCGTCCGGCATGGCCTGGATCGGCCTGGCCCGCCCTCCCGAGAACGAACTCCTCTCCCTGGCCGAGGAGTTCGACCTGCACCCGCTGGCCGTCGAGGACGCGATGGAGGCACACCAGCGCCCGAAGCTGGAGCGCTACGGCGACACGCTCTTCGTGGTCCTGCGGGCGGCCCGCTATCTGGACGCCCCCGAGGAGGTCGACTTCGGCGAGCTGCACGTGTTCGTGGGCCCGGACTTCGTGATCACGGTCCGGCACGGGGCGGCCCCCGACCTGTCGGCGGTGCGCCACCGCATGGAGAAGACACCGGAGTTGCTGAAGCTGGGCCCCGAGGCCGTCCTCTACGCCATCCTGGACGCGGTGGTCGACGGCTACGCGCCGGTCGTCGCGGGCGTCCAGAACGACATCGACGAGATCGAGACGGAGGTCTTCCGCGGCGACCCGGAGGTCTCCCGCCGCATCTACGAACTCTCCCGCGAAATGGTCGAGTTCCAGCGCGCGACCCGGCCCCTGGTCAGCATGCTGCACGCCCTGATGGCCGGCTTCGCCAAGTACGGCACGGACGAGGAACTGCAACGCTATCTGCGGGACGTGGCCGACCACGTCACCCACACCAGCGAACGAGTCGACGGCTTCCGCCAGGCCCTCACCGACATCCTCACGGTCAACGCCACTCTGGTCACGCAGCAACAGAACGCGGAGATGCGGGCGTTGGCGGAGGCGGGGTTCGAGCAGAACGAGGAGATCAAGAAGATCTCGTCGTGGGCGGCCATCCTGTTTGCTCCGACGCTGGTAGGAACCATCTACGGGATGAACTTCGACCACATGCCGGAGCTGAGCTGGAGGTTCGGGTATCCCTTCGCGATCGGCTTGATGGGGGTTGTCTGCACCACTTTGTACGTTATTTTCAAGCGACGGGACTGGCTCTGA
- a CDS encoding NUDIX domain-containing protein, with protein MPLLNLRHAARAIVLDGEDRILLCRFVLPERVVWATPGGGIEAGESPREALRRELREEIGLVIDGTPPLVWQRKVVGPGYVSGYDGAIEDYFLVRTTAFRPDGALSSDELAAENITGFRWWRLSEIADYQGSDLFGPRDLADPLTRLIKDGVPDQPLKLGL; from the coding sequence ATGCCTTTGCTGAACCTGCGGCACGCGGCTCGTGCGATCGTTCTGGACGGGGAGGACCGCATCCTGCTCTGCAGGTTCGTGCTTCCGGAGAGGGTGGTTTGGGCAACTCCCGGAGGAGGGATCGAGGCCGGCGAGTCACCTCGGGAGGCGTTGCGCCGCGAGCTGCGCGAGGAGATCGGGCTCGTGATCGACGGAACTCCGCCGCTCGTGTGGCAGCGGAAAGTCGTCGGGCCCGGCTATGTGAGCGGGTATGACGGCGCGATTGAGGACTACTTCCTCGTCCGCACTACTGCCTTCCGGCCGGACGGAGCGTTGTCGAGTGACGAGTTGGCCGCTGAAAACATCACGGGTTTCCGCTGGTGGCGCCTGTCAGAGATCGCCGACTATCAAGGATCGGATCTCTTTGGACCGCGTGATCTTGCGGATCCACTCACTCGATTGATCAAGGACGGAGTCCCCGATCAGCCACTGAAGCTTGGGCTGTAA
- a CDS encoding MarR family transcriptional regulator, which produces MTVTSFRPRSEPDEVARVTSTAAELLEVLWGRASTMPVSASQLRVLLILEHHDDINLRTLADGLASTPPSTSRLCDRLQAAGFVERVVSPTDRREVRLHLSSRGREFLVDLRARREEALRAVLDQMPAAHRGALLRGLEAFCDVAAARIHDAQGSGSQTA; this is translated from the coding sequence GTGACTGTGACTTCCTTCCGCCCCCGCTCAGAGCCAGACGAGGTCGCGCGCGTGACCTCGACGGCCGCGGAGCTGCTGGAAGTCCTGTGGGGCCGGGCCTCGACAATGCCCGTGTCCGCCTCCCAGCTGCGTGTACTGCTCATTCTCGAGCACCACGACGACATCAACCTGCGCACCCTCGCGGACGGCCTCGCGTCCACGCCGCCCTCGACCAGTCGGCTGTGCGACCGCCTGCAGGCCGCCGGCTTCGTCGAGCGCGTGGTGAGCCCGACCGACCGGCGCGAGGTGCGCCTGCACCTCAGCAGCCGCGGCCGTGAGTTCCTCGTCGACCTGCGCGCACGCAGGGAGGAGGCGCTGCGGGCGGTACTCGACCAGATGCCCGCCGCCCACAGGGGCGCACTGCTGCGGGGACTCGAAGCGTTCTGTGACGTGGCGGCAGCCCGGATCCACGACGCCCAGGGCTCAGGCAGCCAGACCGCCTGA
- a CDS encoding PP2C family protein-serine/threonine phosphatase: MNRFVTAERALRTAAPHQLLDAVRRVLAEQYAADSVELFMADYGLTVLQPVSVLPDTLEPVSVHNSPAGRAFGAQEPFIEGLADGLVRVHLPVTVRGDRLGVLSVTLPGGDHARGCLKELAEIAEVLGHEVVVAERDMDLYLQARRKDRLTLAAEMQWQLLPGRSCARPEFELGAQLEPAYAIFGDNFDWSATADRLMLYVSNGMGEGIEASLLTNLAINALRNARRAGISLADQAALADQAVYAHYRGRCYLSVLMFDFDLVSGRAQVVDAGSPQLLRLRGGTVERVAFEAQLPLGMFEETDYATQEFAVEPGDRLVFVSDGVYAVASPRGEAYGDAALARAIQSTRLLPAAEVPRAVLRELTGHRGQSVPHDDALVVCLDWRGRPA; the protein is encoded by the coding sequence GTGAACAGATTTGTGACCGCCGAGCGCGCTCTGCGTACGGCGGCGCCCCATCAGTTGCTCGACGCGGTCCGTCGTGTGCTCGCTGAGCAGTACGCGGCGGACTCCGTCGAGCTCTTCATGGCCGACTACGGCCTGACGGTGCTGCAGCCGGTGTCCGTGCTGCCGGACACCCTGGAGCCGGTGTCGGTGCACAACAGCCCGGCCGGCCGCGCCTTCGGTGCCCAGGAGCCGTTCATCGAGGGCCTCGCGGACGGCCTGGTCCGCGTGCACCTCCCTGTCACCGTGCGAGGAGACCGGCTCGGCGTCCTGTCGGTGACCCTGCCCGGCGGGGACCATGCGCGCGGTTGCCTGAAGGAGCTGGCGGAGATCGCCGAAGTGCTCGGGCATGAGGTGGTCGTGGCCGAACGGGACATGGACCTCTACCTGCAGGCGCGCCGCAAGGACCGGCTGACCCTGGCCGCCGAGATGCAGTGGCAGTTGCTTCCCGGCCGTTCCTGCGCCCGCCCGGAATTCGAACTGGGAGCCCAGCTGGAGCCCGCGTACGCGATCTTCGGCGACAACTTCGACTGGTCGGCGACCGCCGACCGGCTGATGCTGTACGTCTCCAACGGCATGGGCGAGGGGATCGAGGCTTCGCTGCTGACGAACCTGGCCATCAACGCCCTGCGCAACGCCCGGCGGGCGGGCATCTCCCTCGCCGACCAGGCGGCCCTAGCCGACCAGGCGGTCTACGCCCACTACCGGGGCCGCTGCTATCTGTCCGTCCTCATGTTCGACTTCGACCTGGTCAGCGGGCGGGCCCAGGTCGTGGACGCCGGTTCCCCGCAGTTGCTGCGCCTGCGGGGCGGCACGGTGGAGCGCGTCGCCTTCGAGGCGCAACTGCCGCTGGGCATGTTCGAGGAGACCGACTACGCGACGCAGGAGTTCGCGGTCGAGCCCGGCGACCGCCTCGTCTTCGTCAGTGACGGGGTCTACGCGGTCGCCTCCCCCAGGGGCGAGGCGTACGGGGATGCCGCGCTGGCCCGTGCGATCCAGTCCACCCGGCTGCTTCCCGCCGCCGAGGTCCCCCGGGCCGTCCTGCGGGAGCTGACGGGTCACCGCGGCCAGTCCGTACCGCACGACGACGCCCTGGTGGTCTGTCTGGACTGGCGCGGGCGGCCGGCATGA
- a CDS encoding MarR family transcriptional regulator, with protein sequence MTHLDGPGEDQAKGPGDEPEAVALEIADAVGRLADLWSVAAQDAALRLSSHQFRALRALEVTPGLNLTSLAERLDIGLPTASRLCDRLEAAGLLERASHPHRRREVQLSLTPPGRHVIGDVVGRRVQALAVALRGMEPGDRVALSRGLKAFLSAQDAALPRSENPDR encoded by the coding sequence GTGACGCATCTCGACGGTCCCGGCGAAGACCAGGCGAAGGGACCGGGTGATGAGCCTGAGGCCGTCGCGCTGGAAATCGCCGACGCTGTGGGGAGACTGGCGGACCTGTGGTCCGTCGCTGCGCAGGATGCGGCGCTGAGGTTGTCCTCGCATCAGTTCAGGGCGCTGCGTGCGTTGGAGGTGACGCCGGGCCTGAACCTCACGTCGCTGGCGGAGCGGCTGGACATCGGGCTTCCCACGGCCAGTCGGCTGTGCGACCGCCTTGAGGCGGCCGGCCTGCTGGAACGCGCGTCCCACCCGCACAGACGCCGCGAGGTACAGCTGAGCCTGACCCCACCTGGCCGGCATGTGATCGGCGATGTGGTCGGGCGTCGAGTGCAGGCTCTGGCGGTCGCATTGAGGGGGATGGAACCGGGTGACAGGGTCGCGCTGAGTCGTGGGCTGAAGGCCTTTCTCAGTGCGCAGGATGCTGCATTGCCACGGTCGGAGAATCCGGACCGGTGA
- a CDS encoding STAS domain-containing protein, which translates to MDAPHAVGGPGPVAPGRAALEVSPLPGGRSGIRARGEISVLTRPSWEQALTQLARRHAGVSYVELSDVAFVDVAGVTALALTAMNLPDGRVVVENPPPQLPRVLEMFWPDLDRIEVAS; encoded by the coding sequence GTGGATGCCCCACATGCGGTGGGCGGACCCGGCCCGGTGGCGCCCGGGAGGGCCGCGTTGGAGGTGAGCCCGTTGCCCGGTGGTCGTTCTGGGATACGTGCCCGCGGTGAGATCAGCGTCCTCACGCGTCCGTCGTGGGAGCAGGCCCTGACACAGCTGGCCCGGCGGCACGCGGGCGTGTCGTACGTGGAGCTGTCGGATGTGGCGTTCGTCGACGTGGCCGGGGTGACCGCGCTGGCGCTCACCGCCATGAACCTGCCTGACGGGAGGGTTGTGGTCGAGAATCCCCCGCCGCAACTGCCGCGGGTGCTGGAGATGTTCTGGCCGGACCTGGACCGGATCGAGGTGGCTTCGTGA
- a CDS encoding anti-sigma factor RsbA family regulatory protein: MSTVTTHEAFVHPALFYRTDQEYTRQTAAFLREGLTNGEPMAVAVPGPNLELIKAGLGSDAEGILFLDMTEAGRNPGRIIPKVLRGFADAHPNGRVRIIGEPIWAGRSAVEYPACAQHEALINAAFEGRAVTILCPYDEVRLDPQVIADAKVTHPTLISGEGHESVSDVYDWQAVVDRYNQELPPVPDAAAFSYGGEDLPAARQFALAQAMRLGMAGQRLMDVELAVAELTTNSVVHGGGRGTLAVWAEQEQLVIEVRDAGLLTDPLAGRRPPKPGQLGGRGLMLVNYVSDLVRVHTGDEGTTVRMYLSL; this comes from the coding sequence ATGAGCACGGTGACCACCCACGAGGCATTCGTGCACCCCGCCCTGTTCTACCGCACCGATCAGGAGTACACGCGGCAGACGGCGGCGTTCCTGCGCGAGGGCCTGACCAACGGTGAGCCGATGGCCGTGGCGGTGCCCGGCCCCAACCTGGAGCTGATCAAGGCAGGTCTGGGCTCGGACGCCGAGGGCATCCTGTTCCTGGACATGACCGAGGCCGGCCGCAACCCGGGGCGGATCATCCCCAAGGTGCTGCGCGGATTCGCCGACGCCCACCCGAACGGGCGGGTACGGATCATCGGCGAGCCGATCTGGGCGGGGCGCAGCGCGGTGGAGTACCCGGCGTGCGCGCAGCACGAGGCGCTGATCAACGCCGCGTTCGAGGGCCGGGCGGTGACGATCCTGTGCCCCTACGACGAGGTGCGGCTGGATCCGCAGGTGATCGCCGATGCGAAGGTCACCCACCCGACCCTCATCAGCGGGGAGGGCCATGAGTCGGTCAGCGACGTCTACGACTGGCAGGCGGTCGTCGACCGGTACAACCAGGAGCTGCCGCCGGTGCCGGACGCCGCTGCCTTCTCCTACGGCGGGGAGGACCTGCCGGCTGCCCGCCAGTTCGCTCTCGCTCAGGCGATGCGACTGGGCATGGCCGGGCAGCGGCTGATGGATGTGGAGCTGGCGGTCGCGGAGCTGACGACCAACAGCGTGGTCCACGGCGGAGGCCGCGGGACCCTCGCGGTCTGGGCCGAGCAGGAGCAGCTCGTGATCGAGGTCCGCGATGCGGGCCTGCTGACCGATCCGCTGGCCGGCCGCCGCCCGCCGAAGCCGGGCCAGTTGGGCGGCCGGGGGCTGATGCTGGTCAACTACGTGTCCGATCTGGTGCGCGTACACACCGGCGACGAGGGCACGACGGTGCGCATGTACCTCAGCCTGTAA
- a CDS encoding RHS repeat-associated core domain-containing protein → MPAVKVGSNKPGTSKAATNPTSDELVPWSREQAERAKGGSGKTKASAAASDADAAILSVVPEGQGDVPWHRYTKFAITDALTARIDYSTGNLMLAATDFDIAGVGQRLTLARTYNSLDAPWGKVSQRWWQQYERYLAITSNEIVFYDASGATVRFSKNSDGTFATPKGYSQDLKKNADGTYTLTKWKSGAKDTYNANGTLTKVTDRNKGTITVTQHDEGSEHKGFKLTETRSGRFVDLLKTSASQWQAKDNTGRTAVFNLDANGNLATTTDAEGKTVTFRYDTSGRVDKITTAEGRVTVFTYDDTNRVTSMLRGTGFNSDGHTGPTWTYGYSAAAPTAAGSTTATDPELHATKYTHDGDGQVTEVLDALQHKRSTKFDANHNLDTATDAMGSGTTPGNVTDYGFNTRNNLESLSLPTGGKTVNTWQSIAGADVPKDSTSADGEKTAFTYDTAGNTKSVAQTGTGGGSVSYDYNPATPTCGGFEGQRCAQKTKMSSTKTVTTDFHYDAKGNLEWSKPPAPLDRTTYTYDELGRTKSLTDARGVTVTYTYDNLDRIRVVDSTNKARVEYWYDGDGNLAQRSDGTGVIKYEFDPLQRETVRHLQDGSQTLLAYTPAGNVDYYQDPAGTTDYTWNEVNKLAQLKDPQGRITKYTYDNNDVRETTTYPGGTLQKVGLDKSSRPQTIKVTSDQGTLVDLAYTYGYGTNSATDGTKIRTSTDNTTGLKRTYTYDGAGRFSYAKEEKAGTIADSWQYCYDLAGNLTSQGTDQGCPRGTTYTYNDAQQLTSKSSTTGTWSYDAIGNETAAASTDDYLRTGETWSDHSQLSSISVNGKTYAGQYGSTDQSERIRLGDTFFHNGPLGLSAKTTAGVDMGFNREPGGTLNSMTTGGKTYFYLTDAIGSVVGLADEDGNKVDTYTYSPRGVRILAQSSEPVAQPFRFAGNYQDPTGLYHLKARYYDANIGRFTQPDPSGLEENPYLYAEGDPVNRIDPQGTLSLSSVAGALGPVGDFATGAVHLYQGDARALWGDVAGVVAGGLAGAACGAAVAASAPATLGGSLGAAAGCYAISWSVGQIASNAVSGG, encoded by the coding sequence AGTGATGCCGATGCCGCGATCCTGAGCGTGGTGCCGGAGGGACAGGGGGACGTCCCCTGGCATCGCTACACCAAGTTCGCCATCACCGACGCGCTGACCGCACGGATCGACTACTCCACCGGCAACCTGATGCTGGCGGCGACCGACTTCGACATCGCCGGCGTAGGACAGCGCCTGACCCTGGCCCGGACCTACAACTCGCTGGACGCCCCCTGGGGAAAGGTTTCCCAGCGCTGGTGGCAGCAGTACGAGCGCTACCTGGCCATCACCTCCAACGAGATCGTCTTCTACGACGCCTCGGGAGCCACCGTCCGCTTCAGCAAGAACAGCGACGGCACCTTCGCCACACCCAAGGGCTACTCACAGGACCTGAAGAAGAACGCCGACGGCACCTACACACTCACCAAGTGGAAGTCGGGCGCCAAGGACACCTACAACGCGAACGGGACGCTGACCAAGGTCACCGACCGCAACAAGGGCACCATTACCGTCACGCAGCACGATGAGGGCAGCGAGCACAAGGGGTTCAAGCTCACCGAGACCCGCTCCGGCCGCTTCGTCGACCTGCTCAAGACGAGCGCCTCGCAGTGGCAGGCCAAGGACAACACGGGCCGCACGGCCGTGTTCAACCTCGACGCGAACGGCAACCTGGCCACCACCACGGACGCCGAAGGCAAGACGGTCACCTTCCGGTACGACACCTCAGGCCGCGTAGACAAGATCACCACCGCGGAAGGCCGGGTCACCGTCTTCACCTACGACGACACCAACCGTGTCACGTCCATGCTGCGCGGTACCGGCTTCAACAGTGACGGCCACACCGGACCCACGTGGACCTACGGCTACAGCGCCGCCGCGCCGACCGCCGCGGGCAGCACCACCGCGACCGACCCGGAGCTGCACGCCACCAAGTACACCCACGACGGCGACGGCCAGGTCACCGAGGTCCTGGACGCCCTCCAGCACAAGCGTTCCACGAAGTTCGACGCGAACCACAACCTCGACACCGCCACCGACGCGATGGGCTCGGGCACGACCCCGGGCAACGTCACCGACTACGGCTTCAACACCCGCAACAACCTGGAGAGCCTTTCTCTGCCGACCGGCGGCAAGACCGTCAACACCTGGCAGAGCATCGCCGGCGCAGACGTACCCAAGGACTCCACCAGCGCCGACGGCGAGAAGACCGCCTTCACCTACGACACAGCCGGCAACACCAAGTCCGTGGCACAGACCGGCACCGGCGGCGGCAGCGTGTCCTACGACTACAACCCCGCCACCCCCACCTGCGGCGGCTTCGAGGGCCAGCGCTGCGCGCAGAAGACGAAGATGTCGTCGACGAAAACGGTCACCACCGACTTCCACTACGACGCCAAGGGCAACCTCGAGTGGTCCAAGCCCCCGGCTCCGCTGGACAGGACGACCTACACCTACGACGAACTGGGCCGCACCAAGTCCCTGACGGACGCCCGCGGGGTGACCGTCACCTACACCTACGACAACCTCGACCGCATCCGCGTCGTCGACTCCACCAACAAGGCCCGGGTGGAGTACTGGTACGACGGTGACGGAAACCTCGCACAGCGCTCGGACGGCACCGGCGTCATCAAGTACGAGTTCGATCCGCTGCAGCGCGAGACGGTCCGCCACCTGCAGGACGGCTCCCAGACCCTGCTCGCCTACACCCCGGCCGGCAACGTCGACTACTACCAGGACCCGGCCGGTACGACCGACTACACCTGGAACGAGGTCAACAAGCTTGCCCAGCTGAAGGACCCGCAGGGCCGCATCACCAAGTACACCTACGACAACAACGACGTCCGTGAGACGACCACGTACCCCGGCGGAACGCTGCAGAAGGTCGGCCTCGACAAGTCCAGCCGGCCGCAGACCATCAAGGTGACCTCCGACCAGGGCACCCTGGTGGACCTGGCCTACACGTACGGCTACGGCACGAACAGCGCCACCGACGGCACCAAGATCCGCACCAGCACCGACAACACGACCGGGCTGAAACGCACGTACACCTACGACGGGGCGGGCCGCTTCTCCTACGCCAAGGAGGAGAAGGCCGGCACGATCGCCGATTCCTGGCAGTACTGCTACGACCTGGCCGGCAACCTCACCTCCCAGGGCACCGACCAGGGATGCCCGCGCGGCACCACCTACACCTACAACGACGCCCAGCAGCTGACCAGCAAGTCCAGCACCACCGGCACCTGGTCCTACGACGCGATCGGCAACGAGACCGCCGCCGCCTCCACCGACGACTACCTCCGCACCGGCGAAACCTGGAGCGACCACTCCCAGCTCAGCTCGATCAGCGTCAACGGCAAGACCTACGCCGGACAGTACGGCTCGACCGACCAGAGCGAACGCATCCGCCTCGGCGACACCTTCTTCCACAACGGCCCGCTCGGCCTCTCGGCCAAGACGACAGCCGGCGTGGACATGGGCTTCAACCGCGAGCCCGGGGGCACCTTGAACTCCATGACGACCGGGGGCAAGACGTACTTCTACCTCACCGACGCGATCGGCAGCGTGGTCGGCCTCGCCGACGAGGACGGCAACAAGGTCGACACCTACACCTACAGCCCCCGCGGTGTACGCATTCTGGCCCAGTCATCCGAGCCGGTCGCCCAGCCCTTCCGGTTCGCCGGCAACTACCAGGATCCCACCGGCCTGTACCACCTGAAGGCCCGCTACTACGACGCCAACATCGGCCGCTTCACCCAGCCCGACCCCTCCGGCCTGGAGGAGAATCCCTACCTGTACGCCGAGGGCGACCCCGTCAACCGCATCGATCCCCAGGGCACCCTCAGCCTCAGTTCCGTAGCGGGCGCACTGGGCCCGGTCGGAGACTTCGCGACGGGCGCCGTGCATCTGTATCAGGGAGACGCCCGGGCGCTGTGGGGCGATGTCGCCGGGGTGGTGGCCGGTGGCCTGGCAGGAGCGGCCTGCGGCGCCGCCGTGGCCGCGTCCGCACCCGCGACGCTGGGAGGCTCACTGGGAGCCGCGGCCGGCTGCTACGCCATCTCGTGGAGTGTGGGGCAGATCGCCTCCAACGCGGTCAGCGGAGGCTAG